One window of the Labilibaculum sp. genome contains the following:
- the rpsJ gene encoding 30S ribosomal protein S10, with amino-acid sequence MSQKIRIKLKSYDHNLVDNSAEKIVKTVKATGAVVSGPIPLPTHKRIFTVLRSTFVNKKSREQFQLSSFKRLIDIYSSTASTIDALMKLELPSGVEVEIKV; translated from the coding sequence ATGAGCCAAAAAATTAGAATTAAACTGAAATCTTACGATCACAACTTGGTTGATAACTCAGCTGAGAAAATCGTTAAGACAGTTAAGGCTACAGGTGCGGTAGTAAGTGGTCCTATTCCACTTCCAACTCACAAAAGAATTTTTACCGTTCTTCGTTCAACTTTCGTGAACAAGAAATCAAGAGAGCAGTTTCAACTTTCTTCATTTAAACGTCTAATTGATATTTACAGTTCTACTGCAAGTACAATTGATGCTCTGATGAAACTAGAGTTGCCTAGTGGAGTAGAAGTAGAGATTAAAGTTTGA